One region of Streptomyces capillispiralis genomic DNA includes:
- a CDS encoding TauD/TfdA family dioxygenase: MANATDQGVASQFDSRLDIQLEAGAPPLVVTPELPSLADALDWLRSVDDDLRAATRTHGSLYLRGLPVRDVQDFSAVRDLLVPQRTPYREKATPRHSYGDDVFSSTDLPPAQPIRMHNENSYTLDFPGTLVFCCLTAPAEGGATPVADCRTVLRELPDHLVRRMRATGWALRRNYSDLVSLDWRTAFAADRAEQVEAYCAENLIAERWSGDDLSTSQIRAGIITHPHTGDEVWFNHLAFWNSWSLDEEIRESLVDEFGPDGLPFETSFGDGEPLTRDDLATLNAAYAAATVRRSWRPGDVMVVDNILTAHGREPFRGERRIVVAMGDPVSVRDCLPTVDAEARFV; the protein is encoded by the coding sequence ATGGCGAATGCCACCGATCAAGGAGTCGCGAGCCAGTTCGACAGTAGGCTCGACATCCAGCTCGAAGCCGGGGCCCCGCCGCTGGTGGTCACCCCTGAGCTGCCCTCACTCGCCGACGCGCTGGACTGGCTGCGCTCGGTCGACGACGACCTCCGCGCCGCCACCCGCACCCACGGGTCGCTGTACCTGCGCGGCCTGCCGGTGCGCGACGTGCAGGACTTCAGTGCCGTCCGCGACCTCCTCGTCCCGCAGCGCACCCCGTACCGGGAGAAGGCCACACCGCGGCACAGCTACGGCGACGACGTGTTCTCCTCCACCGACCTGCCGCCGGCCCAGCCCATCCGCATGCACAACGAGAACAGCTACACCCTGGACTTCCCGGGGACACTGGTCTTCTGCTGCCTCACCGCCCCGGCGGAGGGCGGCGCCACTCCGGTCGCCGACTGCCGGACGGTCCTGCGCGAGCTGCCCGACCACCTGGTGCGCCGGATGCGTGCCACCGGCTGGGCGCTGCGGCGCAACTACTCCGACCTGGTCTCGCTGGACTGGCGCACCGCCTTCGCCGCCGACCGCGCCGAACAGGTGGAGGCCTACTGCGCCGAGAACTTGATCGCCGAACGCTGGAGCGGCGACGACCTGAGCACCAGTCAGATCCGGGCCGGCATCATCACGCACCCGCACACCGGTGACGAAGTCTGGTTCAACCACTTGGCGTTCTGGAACTCGTGGTCCCTGGACGAGGAGATCCGCGAATCCCTGGTCGACGAGTTCGGCCCCGACGGCCTCCCCTTCGAGACGTCCTTCGGCGACGGCGAACCGCTCACCAGGGACGACCTCGCCACCCTCAACGCCGCTTACGCCGCCGCCACCGTCCGGCGCTCCTGGCGGCCCGGCGACGTGATGGTGGTCGACAACATCCTCACCGCCCACGGCCGGGAGCCGTTCCGGGGCGAGCGCCGCATCGTCGTCGCCATGGGCGACCCGGTCTCCGTCCGGGACTGCCTGCCCACCGTCGACGCCGAGGCGAGGTTCGTCTGA
- a CDS encoding MbtH family protein — MTNPFDNTEGQYLVLTNAEGQHSLWPAFADVPAGWSPVHGPKAREECLEYIEQNWTDLRPKSLIEALRGDGR; from the coding sequence TTGACGAATCCTTTCGATAATACAGAAGGGCAATACCTCGTGCTGACCAATGCCGAGGGGCAGCATTCACTATGGCCTGCATTCGCCGACGTTCCCGCTGGCTGGAGCCCGGTTCACGGACCGAAAGCGCGGGAGGAGTGCCTCGAATATATCGAGCAGAACTGGACCGACCTGCGTCCGAAATCGCTGATCGAAGCACTGCGCGGCGACGGCCGGTAA